In Rhipicephalus microplus isolate Deutch F79 chromosome 9, USDA_Rmic, whole genome shotgun sequence, one genomic interval encodes:
- the LOC119163783 gene encoding uncharacterized protein LOC119163783, whose product MSEETGSEVQCGEAEIEELFKKGLKEHEEFSKEMCAWSECSLRGQALDFRELQEEDARVLRSMLTSGRPVRKLSMWETSLSAFKIAFEDLEGCSSLEELHMFDIDCDEQDFGVKLTGIFENLHSLELYCPNIRAAFARDIAAFLQDNKKLKDFTLGYSCGGDEGAAAIIEALETNDTLTRLTLADVKLSSETVIAFAKMLTANTTLEVVDLFDSCLVEAEKVSALLEQDLYKDVFKRLRILWTEELLPILTGLIRRKACWHELSLRVSASVDRGILRDFFDAVAEDTTATLLHFYPNEDSTFNELSDGIASVVKSTKTLQKIQNLMRVTRGNEQQLIDVLDALKHNRSVTMFNMNSDALTPELATSLSELLAVNDTLNEVLVCQHYDITGDILATILEGLRQNYTVTLLMVSWDPDDDIEGVPEMKELLKRNARLHEKAADFVSAGSDPKKDAEGADALKKVRKSAKLVERVQGLTGKTSEAALEMVQAALKTVL is encoded by the coding sequence ATGTCGGAGGAGACAGGAAGTGAGGTTCAGTGTGGGGAGGCAGAAATCGAGGAGCTCTTCAAGAAAGGCTTGAAAGAGCACGAAGAGTTCAGCAAAGAGATGTGCGCGTGGAGCGAATGTTCGCTACGCGGCCAAGCGCTGGACTTTCGCGAGCTCCAAGAGGAGGACGCCCGCGTGCTTCGGAGCATGTTGACCTCGGGTCGGCCCGTCAGGAAGCTTTCCATGTGGGAAACCTCGCTCAGCGCGTTCAAGATCGCGTTCGAGGACCTCGAAGGTTGCTCCTCGCTCGAAGAGCTGCACATGTTCGACATCGACTGCGATGAGCAAGATTTCGGCGTCAAGCTTACCGGGATCTTCGAGAACTTGCATTCTCTGGAACTGTACTGCCCGAACATAAGGGCGGCGTTCGCGAGGGACATTGCCGCTTTTCTACAAGACAACAAGAAGCTGAAGGATTTCACTCTTGGTTACTCCTGCGGAGGCGACGAAGGTGCCGCAGCCATCATCGAAGCACTAGAGACGAACGACACACTCACGAGATTAACCTTGGCGGACGTGAAGTTGTCTTCGGAGACAGTCATTGCGTTTGCGAAGATGCTGACGGCAAACACGACGCTTGAGGTGGTTGACCTCTTCGACTCGTGTCTCGTGGAAGCGGAAAAGGTGTCGGCGTTGCTGGAGCAAGACCTCTACAAAGACGTCTTCAAGAGGCTCCGCATCCTGTGGACCGAGGAACTGCTGCCCATACTGACGGGTCTCATCCGCCGAAAGGCCTGTTGGCACGAGCTCTCTCTCCGCGTCAGTGCTTCAGTGGATCGCGGCATCCTACGAGATTTCTTCGATGCCGTGGCTGAGGACACGACCGCGACCTTGTTGCACTTCTACCCAAACGAGGACTCGACGTTCAACGAACTCTCTGATGGCATCGCCTCGGTAGTTAAAAGCACGAAGACACTCCAGAAGATTCAGAACCTCATGCGCGTAACTCGGGGCAATGAACAGCAGCTGATCGACGTTCTGGACGCCCTAAAGCATAACCGGTCGGTGACGATGTTCAACATGAATTCCGACGCGCTGACGCCCGAATTGGCGACGTCGCTGTCCGAGTTGCTGGCCGTCAACGACACCTTGAACGAGGTCTTGGTCTGCCAGCATTATGACATCACCGGGGACATCTTGGCAACTATTCTGGAAGGTCTGAGACAAAACTACACCGTGACGCTTCTAATGGTTTCCTGGGACCCCGACGACGACATCGAAGGCGTCCCCGAGATGAAGGAGCTTCTGAAAAGGAACGCTCGTCTTCACGAGAAGGCGGCCGACTTTGTCAGCGCTGGCAGCGACCCCAAGAAGGACGCTGAAGGAGCGGATGCGCTGAAGAAAGTGCGGAAGAGCGCCAAGCTCGTTGAAAGGGTCCAGGGGCTGACTGGAAAGACGAGCGAAGCTGCGTTGGAAATGGTGCAGGCGGCCTTAAAGACCGTGTTGTAA